Proteins found in one Alphaproteobacteria bacterium genomic segment:
- the lpxD gene encoding UDP-3-O-(3-hydroxymyristoyl)glucosamine N-acyltransferase has translation MADRRFFAPPRSLTLAALVEATGAKLSQGADPERSIGDVAALETAGPDDLSFLDNRAYLEAFRSSRAGTCLVQPKYAEQAPAGMTLLLSEEPYKAYALAAQALYPEQAPEPGISPAAHVDATARLAEGVALAAGVTLGPAVEIGARTNLGANTTVAAGVVVGADCAIAANVTLSHCLIGDRVRLHPGVRIGQDGFGFAPDPAGHVKVPQLGRVIVHDDVEMGANCTVDRGSGPDTIIGAGCWFDNLVQIAHNVELGRGCIMVAQSGISGSCKLGDFVVVGGQVGIAGHLSIGSGARIAAKSGVMRDVAAGDTVGGYPAQPIRDWHRQTASLRRLAGATGKAAGKTTRETQAKGNK, from the coding sequence ATGGCCGACCGGCGCTTCTTTGCCCCGCCCCGATCGCTCACTCTGGCGGCGCTGGTCGAGGCGACGGGCGCCAAGCTGAGCCAAGGCGCCGATCCGGAACGCAGCATCGGCGACGTGGCGGCGCTGGAAACGGCCGGGCCCGATGACCTCAGCTTCCTCGACAATCGGGCTTATCTCGAGGCCTTTCGCTCGAGTCGGGCCGGGACCTGCCTGGTGCAACCCAAGTACGCCGAGCAGGCGCCGGCCGGGATGACGCTGCTGCTCAGCGAGGAGCCCTACAAGGCCTATGCCCTGGCGGCCCAGGCCCTATATCCCGAACAGGCGCCCGAGCCCGGTATCTCGCCGGCAGCCCACGTCGATGCCACGGCCAGGCTGGCCGAGGGCGTGGCACTGGCCGCCGGTGTGACCCTGGGGCCGGCGGTCGAGATTGGCGCCCGCACCAACCTTGGCGCCAATACCACGGTGGCCGCCGGGGTGGTCGTCGGCGCCGACTGCGCCATTGCCGCCAACGTCACCCTCAGCCACTGCCTGATCGGCGACCGCGTGCGGCTGCATCCCGGCGTGCGCATCGGTCAGGACGGCTTCGGTTTTGCCCCCGATCCGGCCGGCCACGTCAAGGTGCCGCAATTGGGCCGCGTCATCGTGCACGACGACGTCGAGATGGGCGCCAACTGCACCGTCGACCGGGGCTCAGGCCCCGATACCATCATCGGTGCCGGCTGCTGGTTCGACAATCTGGTGCAGATCGCCCACAACGTCGAGCTGGGCCGTGGCTGCATCATGGTGGCCCAGTCCGGTATTTCGGGCAGCTGCAAACTGGGGGACTTCGTCGTGGTTGGTGGCCAGGTCGGTATCGCCGGGCATCTGAGCATCGGCTCGGGCGCCCGCATCGCCGCCAAAAGCGGCGTCATGCGCGATGTGGCGGCAGGCGACACCGTGGGTGGCTATCCGGCCCAGCCGATTCGCGACTGGCACCGCCAGACAGCCAGCCTGCGCCGTCTGGCCGGCGCCACAGGCAAGGCCGCGGGAAAGACCACAAGAGAGACCCAGGCGAAAGGCAATAAATGA
- a CDS encoding OmpH family outer membrane protein: MKPLSQKFCASLILIALVGLGPILVGHGPAVWAAEKAADKQKLPPAVIAVIDLKLILREAQAAKSVRAQIEKYRAAYLAQMKKSEGALNTEQEELKRQRTLLSPEAFSQRRRKFEDKVAAVQRQAQDRSRRLERSYSSAMNKLRGAMLPIIIELTKTRGFNLVLEKSQILFAHRGLELTKVVLKGINERLPEVKVPPPDSN; the protein is encoded by the coding sequence ATGAAGCCCTTGTCCCAGAAGTTCTGCGCCAGCCTAATTTTGATTGCCCTTGTCGGTTTGGGTCCCATCCTCGTGGGCCATGGCCCGGCGGTATGGGCGGCCGAGAAGGCGGCGGACAAGCAGAAGTTGCCGCCGGCGGTAATCGCCGTTATCGACCTCAAGCTAATCCTGCGCGAGGCTCAGGCGGCCAAGAGCGTGCGAGCCCAGATCGAGAAATACAGGGCCGCCTATCTGGCCCAAATGAAAAAATCCGAAGGCGCCCTGAATACCGAGCAGGAGGAGCTCAAGCGGCAACGCACCCTGCTCTCGCCCGAGGCCTTCAGCCAGCGTCGGCGCAAGTTCGAGGACAAAGTAGCCGCCGTTCAGCGCCAGGCCCAGGATCGCTCACGGCGCCTCGAACGCAGCTATTCCAGCGCCATGAACAAGCTGCGCGGCGCCATGCTACCCATCATCATCGAGCTCACAAAGACCCGGGGCTTCAATCTGGTGCTGGAGAAATCCCAGATCCTGTTTGCCCACCGCGGCCTGGAGTTGACCAAGGTGGTGCTCAAGGGCATCAACGAAAGACTGCCCGAGGTCAAGGTGCCACCGCCGGATAGCAATTGA